The following proteins come from a genomic window of Gossypium raimondii isolate GPD5lz chromosome 5, ASM2569854v1, whole genome shotgun sequence:
- the LOC105767162 gene encoding probable disease resistance protein At4g27220 isoform X2, with the protein MGCGFCEAALSNTVGTLVVNCVVKPVGRQLDYACRFHENVEKLREKKRELADARKRLLLKIEEAKNRLLLIEDDVQNLQSRVDETLSDMGTLEEEIQLNKRCLNWCPNWSWRYQLSKKAMKKIQDISEILNKFGQLGPVGYPAPTALPTIDFLCSKEFVFSKSSETAFYQIIEALKNENINMIGLWGMGGVGKTTLAREVGSQAQKLNLFDKVVITTVSQKPNLERIQDQIAQYIGFDMKNEQGRRSEQELWVRLKNEPRILIIVDDIWESINLKEKMGIPIGDDHKGCKVLLTTRRQQVCQAMDCQNVVQLGCLNDDEAWTLFEKKAGLDDFSDDSIKILANQIVKKCGGLPIAIVPLGSALKGKTHHEWQAAYRRLKDRRLTEIEDVNEENAYVCLEASFDYLKNMETKTCFLLCSLFPEDDEIYVENLVGYAWGLELYKGMDSIKDVRSEVLASIKTLKNSGLLLDCGERHVKMHDVVRQFALWIASSRKEISFGTVETLPMGESFKHYTAISFETDQTDELPKGVGFPYLKLLLHGGNRFMETSSEFFEGMKALQVCALKDQLISLSTFQFHMNLQTLYLINCKLSDISMLGKLKTLHILSLSLSDITELPTEAGDLENLRLLDLSYCYELRRITPNLIRRLSNLEELYLHGCSSLKWATENSTKRDSYSSLSELNLLPKLVVISLDISSEHFLDGFVFRRLWSFDVCIGIKRELLYRKRDLETCPISRSLRIDKSVDACKQLLEDVESLQLNKVEGHPNLIPSLDLGFRKLTSLDLRQCHSMQCLIDASKQQVPITALSNLRKLSLSHMFHLEEICNAPQPQGFLQKLEEVIVSDCGEMQVLFPIAELRSIEQEGPSRHLSLQSLKIVEIEGCNNLKYIFPMSVANSLGQLHTLKIKSCSQLEDIIQDQQVAYKCLLQSLREVSLIDLPQLKKTDVNGILLTQSSLQKLIVHNCLQLTHFIISTTIQELVIGKMTNEQLSNLHSCKYEELEQDQTSSQHHPLPLCFPNLIRIYILECESLKSLFPIIVAQGSSKTLNVPNLQTLKIERCLGMEEIIQDSQLPTISFQCLREVQVTECNKLKFLFPMCVANSLGKLQTLKIERCFGMEEIIQDSQVSTISFQCLREVQVRECNQLKFLFPMCVANSLGQLQTLRIESCFQLQEIVQRPDVLISMSQGLERLNEVELINLPQLKGRDRNDIVLISPSLHVLKELYFSEMTVPERRGRTSTCTEYLTIFNFEELFEYSGYNLSTLKILMLSKLTELRMIWSGPIQVEHFQNLTQLLVNDCRRLRYIFSLTIARNFPQLSTLYIYECEELEQIIEKDQTSSQHHLHPICFPSLSSITIINCENLKRLFPITLAHGGLPNLDELYLRSVSKLEQVFEGDEPNVSKDEEKVIRLPRLTSLVLGNLPNLVSFSPVGYHFVFPSLRGLRVRGCPNITTRFSVDSKRSVHAKTQASQSVDEIIVEESATAQETAWPIGSDICWTEEEDERHFEF; encoded by the exons ATGGGCTGCGGATTTTGCGAGGCTGCTCTTTCTAACACAGTTGGAACACTGGTTGTGAACTGTGTGGTGAAGCCGGTAGGACGTCAACTTGATTATGCCTGTCGCTttcatgaaaatgttgaaaagctCCGAGAGAAAAAGCGTGAACTTGCAGATGCACGAAAGCGTCTACTACTTAAGATTGAGGAAGCTAAAAACCGGCTTCTACTAATTGAAGATGATGTACAGAACTTGCAATCAAGGGTAGACGAAACACTATCGGATATGGGAACTCTGGAGGAGGAAATCCAACTGAATAAGAGGTGTCTCAATTGGTGTCCTAATTGGAGTTGGAGAtatcaattaagcaagaaagCAATGAAGAAAATCCAGGATATCTCTGAGATTTTGAACAAATTTGGTCAACTTGGACCAGTCGGTTACCCTGCTCCTACTGCCCTTCCCACTATAGATTTCCTATGTTCCAAGGAATTTGTGTTTTCGAAATCTTCAGAGACTGCATTCTATCAAATCATTGAAGCCTTAAAAAATGAGAATATCAACATGATTGGGTTGTGGGGGATGGGAGGGGTGGGCAAGACCACCCTGGCTCGTGAAGTTGGAAGCCAAGCTCAAAAACTGAATTTGTTTGACAAAGTTGTGATTACAACTGTGTCTCAAAAGCCAAATCTTGAGAGAATTCAAGATCAGATTGCACAATACATAGGCTTTGATATGAAGAATGAACAAGGAAGAAGATCCGAGCAAGAATTATGGGTAAGGCTGAAGAATGAACCGAGGATTCTTATCattgttgatgatatttgggaATCCATCAACTTAAAGGAGAAGATGGGAATTCCAATTGGGGATGATCATAAAGGCTGCAAAGTTCTTTTAACAACACGCCGTCAACAAGTATGTCAAGCTATGGATTGTCAAAACGTGGTACAACTTGGCTGTTTGAATGATGATGAAGCCTGGACTCTGTTTGAAAAGAAAGCAGGTCTAGATGACTTTTCTGATGATTCTATTAAAATCCTAGCAAATCAAATTGTCAAAAAATGCGGGGGTTTGCCTATAGCTATAGTTCCGCTGGGAAGTGCCTTGAAAGGTAAAACCCATCATGAGTGGCAAGCTGCATACCGGAGACTCAAAGATCGTAGATTGACTGAAATTGAGGATGTTAATGAAGAAAATGCCTATGTATGTCTTGAGGCGAGCTTCGACTACTTGAAGAATATGGAGACCAAGACATGTTTCTTGTTGTGCTCTTTATTTCCTGAAGATGATGAGATTTATGTGGAGAACTTGGTAGGATATGCATGGGGACTGGAGTTGTATAAAGGCATGGACTCAATTAAAGATGTTAGAAGTGAAGTGCTTGCATCAATTAAGACCCTCAAGAACTCCGGTTTGTTGCTAGATTGCGGAGAAAGGCATGTCAAAATGCATGACGTCGTTCGCCAATTTGCTTTGTGGATAGCATCTTCAAGAAAGGAGATTTCTTTTGGGACTGTTGAAACACTCCCGATGGGTGAAAGTTTCAAGCATTACACAGCAATCTCCTTCGAAACTGATCAAACGGATGAACTTCCTAAAGGAGTGGGTTTTCCATACCTCAAACTTCTTTTACATGGTGGCAATCGTTTCATGGAAACTTCAAGCGAATTCTTTGAGGGTATGAAGGCATTACAAGTTTGTGCTTTGAAAGATCAATTGATATCTCTGTCTACATTTCAGTTTCATATGAACCTTCAGACTTTGTATTTGATTAATTGTAAACTCTCTGACATCTCAATGCTTGGGAAGCTGAAGACACTTCATATTCTCTCTTTAAGTCTATCTGATATCACTGAATTGCCGACTGAAGCTGGtgatttggaaaatctaagacTGTTGGATTTATCGTATTGCTATGAACTACGAAGAATCACTCCTAATTTAATACGAAGATTGTCCAATTTAGAAGAACTATATTTGCATGGTTGTAGTTCATTAAAATGGGCGACTGAGAATTCAACTAAAAGGGACAGCTATTCCAGCCTATCAGAGTTGAATTTATTGCCAAAGTTGGTTGTAATATCATTGGATATTTCTTCTGAACATTTTCTAGATGGCTTTGTGTTTCGTAGACTATGGAGCTTTGATGTTTGCATTGGCATAAAAAGAGAACTGCTGTACCGAAAGAGGGACCTTGAAACTTGTCCAATCTCAAGATCTTTGAGAATCGATAAGTCTGTAGATGCATGCAAGCAACTACTTGAAGATGTAGAATCTCTTCAATTGAATAAGGTGGAGGGTCACCCAAACCTTATTCCGAGCTTGGACTTGGGATTTAGAAAGTTGACTTCTCTAGATCTTCGACAGTGCCACTCTATGCAATGCCTAATTGATGCATCAAAGCAGCAAGTGCCAATCACTGCACTCTCAAATTTGAGAAAGTTATCATTAAGTCATATGTTTCATTTGGAAGAGATATGCAATGCTCCCCAGCCGCAAGGTTTTTTACAAAAGCTTGAAGAGGTTATAGTTTCAGATTGTGGTGAGATGCAAGTGTTATTCCCAATTGCTGAATTGAGGAGCATAGAACAAGAAGGGCCCAGTCGTCATTTAAGCCTCCAAAGTCTGAAGATTGTTGAAATAGAGGGGtgcaataatttgaaatatatctTCCCAATGTCAGTTGCTAATAGCCTTGGGCAATTGCATACTTTGAAGATAAAGAGTTGCTCGCAATTGGAAGATATAATCCAAGACCAACAAGTGGCATACAAGTGTCTACTCCAAAGTCTAAGGGAA GTTTCGTTGATTGACTTGCCTCAATTGAAAAAAACGGATGTGAACGGCATTTTGCTCACACAATCGTCTTTGCAGAAGTTAATAGTACACAATTGTCTTCAATtgacacattttattatttcaactaCGATAcaa GAATTGGTGATTGGGAAGATGACAAATGAACAATTGAGCAATTTGCATTCATGTAAATATGAGGAATTGGAGCAAGATCAAACGTCATCACAACATCATCCCCTACCTCTTTGCTTTCCAAATCTGATTCGAATTTATATCTTGGAATGTGAAAGCTTGAAATCTCTCTTTCCAATTATTGTTGCTCAAGGTAGCTCTAAAACACTAAATGTGCCCAATTTGCAAACTCTGAAGATAGAGAGGTGCCTTGGAATGGAAGAAATAATCCAAGACTCACAACTACCAACCATAAGCTTCCAATGCCTAAGGGAAGTACAAGTCACAGAATGCAATAAGTTGAAATTTCTCTTCCCAATGTGTGTTGCTAATAGTCTTGGGAAATTGCAAACTCTGAAGATAGAGAGGTGCTTTGGAATGGAAGAAATAATCCAAGACTCACAAGTATCAACCATAAGCTTCCAATGCCTAAGGGAAGTACAAGTCAGAGAATGCAATCAGTTGAAATTTCTCTTCCCAATGTGTGTTGCTAATAGTCTTGGGCAATTGCAAACTTTGAGGATAGAGAGTTGTTTCCAATTGCAAGAAATAGTCCAAAGACCAGACGTGTTAATCTCAATGTCTCAAGGTCTTGAACGATTGAATGAAgttgagttaattaatttgCCTCAATTGAAAGGAAGGGATAGAAACGACATCGTGCTGATATCGCCATCTTTACACGTGTTAAAA GAATTGTACTTCTCGGAGATGACAGTCCCTGAAAGGAGAGGAAGAACATCAACATGTACggaatatttaacaattttcaattttgaagagTTATTTGAATATTCTGGATATAATCTTTCAACTCTAAAGATCCTAATGTTGTCCAAACTAACTGAATTGCGGATGATATGGAGTGGTCCCATCCAAGTTGAACACTTTCAAAACCTCACTCAATTGCTAGTCAATGATTGCAGAAGGTTAAGATACATCTTCTCACTTACCATCGCTCGAAATTTTCCACAATTGTCGactttgtatatatatgagtgTGAGGAATTGGAGCAAATAATAGAGAAGGATCAAACTTCATCACAACATCATCTCCACCCTATTTGCTTCCCTAGTTTGAGTTCGATTACAATCATTAACTGTGAAAACTTGAAACGTCTCTTCCCCATTACTCTTGCTCATGGCGGCCTTCCAAACCTAGATGAATTATACCTTAGAAGTGTCTCCAAATTAGAGCAGGTGTTTGAAGGAGATGAGCCAAATGTGAGTAAGGACGAAGAGAAAGTGATACGCCTACCTCGATTAACCAGCTTAGTGCTTGGTAACCTACCAAACCTTGTGAGCTTCAGCCCTGTGGgttatcattttgttttccCATCTTTGAGGGGTTTACGAGTAAGAGGTTGTCCCAACATAACCACAAGATTTAGTGTTGATTCAAAGCGATCAGTGCATGCCAAAACACAG GCAAGCCAATCAGTTGATGAAATTATAGTGGAAGAATCTGCTACAGCTCAAGAAACTGCATGGCCAATTGGTAGTGATATATGTTGGACCGAAGAGGAAGATGAAagacattttgaattttaa
- the LOC105767162 gene encoding probable disease resistance protein At4g27220 isoform X1: MGCGFCEAALSNTVGTLVVNCVVKPVGRQLDYACRFHENVEKLREKKRELADARKRLLLKIEEAKNRLLLIEDDVQNLQSRVDETLSDMGTLEEEIQLNKRCLNWCPNWSWRYQLSKKAMKKIQDISEILNKFGQLGPVGYPAPTALPTIDFLCSKEFVFSKSSETAFYQIIEALKNENINMIGLWGMGGVGKTTLAREVGSQAQKLNLFDKVVITTVSQKPNLERIQDQIAQYIGFDMKNEQGRRSEQELWVRLKNEPRILIIVDDIWESINLKEKMGIPIGDDHKGCKVLLTTRRQQVCQAMDCQNVVQLGCLNDDEAWTLFEKKAGLDDFSDDSIKILANQIVKKCGGLPIAIVPLGSALKGKTHHEWQAAYRRLKDRRLTEIEDVNEENAYVCLEASFDYLKNMETKTCFLLCSLFPEDDEIYVENLVGYAWGLELYKGMDSIKDVRSEVLASIKTLKNSGLLLDCGERHVKMHDVVRQFALWIASSRKEISFGTVETLPMGESFKHYTAISFETDQTDELPKGVGFPYLKLLLHGGNRFMETSSEFFEGMKALQVCALKDQLISLSTFQFHMNLQTLYLINCKLSDISMLGKLKTLHILSLSLSDITELPTEAGDLENLRLLDLSYCYELRRITPNLIRRLSNLEELYLHGCSSLKWATENSTKRDSYSSLSELNLLPKLVVISLDISSEHFLDGFVFRRLWSFDVCIGIKRELLYRKRDLETCPISRSLRIDKSVDACKQLLEDVESLQLNKVEGHPNLIPSLDLGFRKLTSLDLRQCHSMQCLIDASKQQVPITALSNLRKLSLSHMFHLEEICNAPQPQGFLQKLEEVIVSDCGEMQVLFPIAELRSIEQEGPSRHLSLQSLKIVEIEGCNNLKYIFPMSVANSLGQLHTLKIKSCSQLEDIIQDQQVAYKCLLQSLREVSLIDLPQLKKTDVNGILLTQSSLQKLIVHNCLQLTHFIISTTIQELVIGKMTNEQLSNLHSCKYEELEQDQTSSQHHPLPLCFPNLIRIYILECESLKSLFPIIVAQGSSKTLNVPNLQTLKIERCLGMEEIIQDSQLPTISFQCLREVQVTECNKLKFLFPMCVANSLGKLQTLKIERCFGMEEIIQDSQVSTISFQCLREVQVRECNQLKFLFPMCVANSLGQLQTLRIESCFQLQEIVQRPDVLISMSQGLERLNEVELINLPQLKGRDRNDIVLISPSLHVLKVRDCPQLTLFIVPTNIQELYFSEMTVPERRGRTSTCTEYLTIFNFEELFEYSGYNLSTLKILMLSKLTELRMIWSGPIQVEHFQNLTQLLVNDCRRLRYIFSLTIARNFPQLSTLYIYECEELEQIIEKDQTSSQHHLHPICFPSLSSITIINCENLKRLFPITLAHGGLPNLDELYLRSVSKLEQVFEGDEPNVSKDEEKVIRLPRLTSLVLGNLPNLVSFSPVGYHFVFPSLRGLRVRGCPNITTRFSVDSKRSVHAKTQASQSVDEIIVEESATAQETAWPIGSDICWTEEEDERHFEF; the protein is encoded by the exons ATGGGCTGCGGATTTTGCGAGGCTGCTCTTTCTAACACAGTTGGAACACTGGTTGTGAACTGTGTGGTGAAGCCGGTAGGACGTCAACTTGATTATGCCTGTCGCTttcatgaaaatgttgaaaagctCCGAGAGAAAAAGCGTGAACTTGCAGATGCACGAAAGCGTCTACTACTTAAGATTGAGGAAGCTAAAAACCGGCTTCTACTAATTGAAGATGATGTACAGAACTTGCAATCAAGGGTAGACGAAACACTATCGGATATGGGAACTCTGGAGGAGGAAATCCAACTGAATAAGAGGTGTCTCAATTGGTGTCCTAATTGGAGTTGGAGAtatcaattaagcaagaaagCAATGAAGAAAATCCAGGATATCTCTGAGATTTTGAACAAATTTGGTCAACTTGGACCAGTCGGTTACCCTGCTCCTACTGCCCTTCCCACTATAGATTTCCTATGTTCCAAGGAATTTGTGTTTTCGAAATCTTCAGAGACTGCATTCTATCAAATCATTGAAGCCTTAAAAAATGAGAATATCAACATGATTGGGTTGTGGGGGATGGGAGGGGTGGGCAAGACCACCCTGGCTCGTGAAGTTGGAAGCCAAGCTCAAAAACTGAATTTGTTTGACAAAGTTGTGATTACAACTGTGTCTCAAAAGCCAAATCTTGAGAGAATTCAAGATCAGATTGCACAATACATAGGCTTTGATATGAAGAATGAACAAGGAAGAAGATCCGAGCAAGAATTATGGGTAAGGCTGAAGAATGAACCGAGGATTCTTATCattgttgatgatatttgggaATCCATCAACTTAAAGGAGAAGATGGGAATTCCAATTGGGGATGATCATAAAGGCTGCAAAGTTCTTTTAACAACACGCCGTCAACAAGTATGTCAAGCTATGGATTGTCAAAACGTGGTACAACTTGGCTGTTTGAATGATGATGAAGCCTGGACTCTGTTTGAAAAGAAAGCAGGTCTAGATGACTTTTCTGATGATTCTATTAAAATCCTAGCAAATCAAATTGTCAAAAAATGCGGGGGTTTGCCTATAGCTATAGTTCCGCTGGGAAGTGCCTTGAAAGGTAAAACCCATCATGAGTGGCAAGCTGCATACCGGAGACTCAAAGATCGTAGATTGACTGAAATTGAGGATGTTAATGAAGAAAATGCCTATGTATGTCTTGAGGCGAGCTTCGACTACTTGAAGAATATGGAGACCAAGACATGTTTCTTGTTGTGCTCTTTATTTCCTGAAGATGATGAGATTTATGTGGAGAACTTGGTAGGATATGCATGGGGACTGGAGTTGTATAAAGGCATGGACTCAATTAAAGATGTTAGAAGTGAAGTGCTTGCATCAATTAAGACCCTCAAGAACTCCGGTTTGTTGCTAGATTGCGGAGAAAGGCATGTCAAAATGCATGACGTCGTTCGCCAATTTGCTTTGTGGATAGCATCTTCAAGAAAGGAGATTTCTTTTGGGACTGTTGAAACACTCCCGATGGGTGAAAGTTTCAAGCATTACACAGCAATCTCCTTCGAAACTGATCAAACGGATGAACTTCCTAAAGGAGTGGGTTTTCCATACCTCAAACTTCTTTTACATGGTGGCAATCGTTTCATGGAAACTTCAAGCGAATTCTTTGAGGGTATGAAGGCATTACAAGTTTGTGCTTTGAAAGATCAATTGATATCTCTGTCTACATTTCAGTTTCATATGAACCTTCAGACTTTGTATTTGATTAATTGTAAACTCTCTGACATCTCAATGCTTGGGAAGCTGAAGACACTTCATATTCTCTCTTTAAGTCTATCTGATATCACTGAATTGCCGACTGAAGCTGGtgatttggaaaatctaagacTGTTGGATTTATCGTATTGCTATGAACTACGAAGAATCACTCCTAATTTAATACGAAGATTGTCCAATTTAGAAGAACTATATTTGCATGGTTGTAGTTCATTAAAATGGGCGACTGAGAATTCAACTAAAAGGGACAGCTATTCCAGCCTATCAGAGTTGAATTTATTGCCAAAGTTGGTTGTAATATCATTGGATATTTCTTCTGAACATTTTCTAGATGGCTTTGTGTTTCGTAGACTATGGAGCTTTGATGTTTGCATTGGCATAAAAAGAGAACTGCTGTACCGAAAGAGGGACCTTGAAACTTGTCCAATCTCAAGATCTTTGAGAATCGATAAGTCTGTAGATGCATGCAAGCAACTACTTGAAGATGTAGAATCTCTTCAATTGAATAAGGTGGAGGGTCACCCAAACCTTATTCCGAGCTTGGACTTGGGATTTAGAAAGTTGACTTCTCTAGATCTTCGACAGTGCCACTCTATGCAATGCCTAATTGATGCATCAAAGCAGCAAGTGCCAATCACTGCACTCTCAAATTTGAGAAAGTTATCATTAAGTCATATGTTTCATTTGGAAGAGATATGCAATGCTCCCCAGCCGCAAGGTTTTTTACAAAAGCTTGAAGAGGTTATAGTTTCAGATTGTGGTGAGATGCAAGTGTTATTCCCAATTGCTGAATTGAGGAGCATAGAACAAGAAGGGCCCAGTCGTCATTTAAGCCTCCAAAGTCTGAAGATTGTTGAAATAGAGGGGtgcaataatttgaaatatatctTCCCAATGTCAGTTGCTAATAGCCTTGGGCAATTGCATACTTTGAAGATAAAGAGTTGCTCGCAATTGGAAGATATAATCCAAGACCAACAAGTGGCATACAAGTGTCTACTCCAAAGTCTAAGGGAA GTTTCGTTGATTGACTTGCCTCAATTGAAAAAAACGGATGTGAACGGCATTTTGCTCACACAATCGTCTTTGCAGAAGTTAATAGTACACAATTGTCTTCAATtgacacattttattatttcaactaCGATAcaa GAATTGGTGATTGGGAAGATGACAAATGAACAATTGAGCAATTTGCATTCATGTAAATATGAGGAATTGGAGCAAGATCAAACGTCATCACAACATCATCCCCTACCTCTTTGCTTTCCAAATCTGATTCGAATTTATATCTTGGAATGTGAAAGCTTGAAATCTCTCTTTCCAATTATTGTTGCTCAAGGTAGCTCTAAAACACTAAATGTGCCCAATTTGCAAACTCTGAAGATAGAGAGGTGCCTTGGAATGGAAGAAATAATCCAAGACTCACAACTACCAACCATAAGCTTCCAATGCCTAAGGGAAGTACAAGTCACAGAATGCAATAAGTTGAAATTTCTCTTCCCAATGTGTGTTGCTAATAGTCTTGGGAAATTGCAAACTCTGAAGATAGAGAGGTGCTTTGGAATGGAAGAAATAATCCAAGACTCACAAGTATCAACCATAAGCTTCCAATGCCTAAGGGAAGTACAAGTCAGAGAATGCAATCAGTTGAAATTTCTCTTCCCAATGTGTGTTGCTAATAGTCTTGGGCAATTGCAAACTTTGAGGATAGAGAGTTGTTTCCAATTGCAAGAAATAGTCCAAAGACCAGACGTGTTAATCTCAATGTCTCAAGGTCTTGAACGATTGAATGAAgttgagttaattaatttgCCTCAATTGAAAGGAAGGGATAGAAACGACATCGTGCTGATATCGCCATCTTTACACGTGTTAAAAGTGAGAGATTGTCCTCAATTGACACTTTTTATCGTTCCAACTAATATACAA GAATTGTACTTCTCGGAGATGACAGTCCCTGAAAGGAGAGGAAGAACATCAACATGTACggaatatttaacaattttcaattttgaagagTTATTTGAATATTCTGGATATAATCTTTCAACTCTAAAGATCCTAATGTTGTCCAAACTAACTGAATTGCGGATGATATGGAGTGGTCCCATCCAAGTTGAACACTTTCAAAACCTCACTCAATTGCTAGTCAATGATTGCAGAAGGTTAAGATACATCTTCTCACTTACCATCGCTCGAAATTTTCCACAATTGTCGactttgtatatatatgagtgTGAGGAATTGGAGCAAATAATAGAGAAGGATCAAACTTCATCACAACATCATCTCCACCCTATTTGCTTCCCTAGTTTGAGTTCGATTACAATCATTAACTGTGAAAACTTGAAACGTCTCTTCCCCATTACTCTTGCTCATGGCGGCCTTCCAAACCTAGATGAATTATACCTTAGAAGTGTCTCCAAATTAGAGCAGGTGTTTGAAGGAGATGAGCCAAATGTGAGTAAGGACGAAGAGAAAGTGATACGCCTACCTCGATTAACCAGCTTAGTGCTTGGTAACCTACCAAACCTTGTGAGCTTCAGCCCTGTGGgttatcattttgttttccCATCTTTGAGGGGTTTACGAGTAAGAGGTTGTCCCAACATAACCACAAGATTTAGTGTTGATTCAAAGCGATCAGTGCATGCCAAAACACAG GCAAGCCAATCAGTTGATGAAATTATAGTGGAAGAATCTGCTACAGCTCAAGAAACTGCATGGCCAATTGGTAGTGATATATGTTGGACCGAAGAGGAAGATGAAagacattttgaattttaa